In Thermodesulfobium sp. 4217-1, the following proteins share a genomic window:
- a CDS encoding ferredoxin yields the protein MKAYVNETLCIGCGTCEAFCPDVFKMDGAVAKVISETCSDCCQSAKESCPVEAIWLE from the coding sequence GTAAACGAAACTCTGTGCATTGGCTGCGGAACCTGTGAAGCGTTTTGCCCCGATGTATTTAAAATGGATGGCGCTGTGGCAAAAGTCATCTCAGAAACCTGTAGTGATTGTTGCCAAAGCGCCAAAGAATCCTGCCCAGTTGAGGCTATATGGTTAGAGTAG
- a CDS encoding TQO small subunit DoxA domain-containing protein, with product MQAEKIVEILNPNEASVDKSKIKNFYFNKIEPNKYSLVVPLGAKAEVDLLPNHNIKLEKGKYKVELIDISGLKWTKDVNVN from the coding sequence ATGCAAGCAGAAAAAATCGTTGAAATCCTCAATCCAAATGAAGCAAGCGTTGACAAGTCCAAAATTAAAAATTTTTACTTTAACAAGATAGAGCCCAATAAATATAGCTTAGTAGTACCACTTGGGGCTAAGGCCGAAGTAGACCTTTTGCCAAACCACAATATAAAGCTCGAAAAAGGGAAATACAAAGTAGAATTGATTGATATAAGCGGTCTAAAGTGGACAAAGGATGTAAACGTAAACTGA